CATGCACAAAACATGTATTCAATGAGCACTTCTCTAGTATGCTGTTTGCTATAATACatataatgatatataatttaatatataataataatatagtacaACTATCAATAATGAAAATGCAATGGCTTACAACTATTAATTACAAAAGGGgatgaaaaaaaaggaaaagcattttaatttacttttacaatttCGCAAAATGATTTATGTTATAGGTTAGGCTAGTCCCCAAACAACACCTGAATAGTCTATCCAACATTCCCTAACCGCAGTATCACTGTTCACACACACATgaaatgaaatattgatttaaattttaatttgtttattatccTGAAGCTTCAGCTACAAAAAAATGTcctatataacataaaataataggCCTACCCAGCAAAATGAACACTACCTTCATCCAAAGTAATTCTTATAGTAATATTATTTGGTTAATCATCATTGGTTATTGTTGTTGGTATGTTGCCATGAACAAAGGTCAAATATACAGTTTAgaggtcattatacaaaaatatttgatgaaTCGAAATGAAGTAGACCTATTTCAGAAACctgtgtaataaaatataataaactacacaatgatcaatacgcaaaatacaaaaaaataactttttgttttaTGTCCACAGGAACATATCCCACAATCCTTCTCTCCATATTCATGCCAGTCACTTCGATCATCTAGTCCATCTTGAGTCTCTGTAAGTATCAGTGTTGCAAAATCTGTCCTTTTAAAGTAGGCCAGAACTTTTAATATGTGTTACATGAAATCCAGCATCCATTTGTGTTTAACAGAGGCCTGGAAGGCATTGAGATTCCTGATATACAGACTAAGATGTTCCTTCCAATGGGGAACCTGTCCCACATGTATGTACTTATACTGTGATTTGTGTATCCATTTTCCTAGCCCAAGGATACAATAGttagaatatatagttttaacttaaactttttcttttcctttcaatttgtcttttagtttttagtttaaattattttgcatactgattgttttatttcagttgtagtttttcagtttagttttaacTTCCcagtatatttagttttattttagttttaatattttttttcataatttattaatgtgttagctgatataatttaaatgtttatggatgTAATCATTTTCAGTGTTATAACTAGGGGTACTTTAACATTTAGTTTAGTCCTTTAAAACAATATATCTAATTggtggttatttttattttgataaatgtattaaatgtttagTTTCAGGTTTTACAATGGTTTAAAGTTAAGGTTTTAATTTGTAAGCTTGTAATCTATGATTTGCATACATCCATCTTTTTCAGATATTTTAAGGACTTTCAGTACTGTTCCTATGCCCCACATGTTCGGAAATGTAAACCTAACACAGATGGAATCTCATCAGTGGAAGACCTGTTAGCCAGTCTGGTACTGCGGGTGTCTGTCTGGGTTATGGCCTTCATCACTTGCTTTGGGAATCTCTTTGTTATTGGAATGCGCTCCTTCATTAGAGCAGAGAACAACCTGCATGCGGCCTGCATTAAAGTCCTGTGTTGTAAGTCACCTGCATAtattcacacaaatacacacacatttgttttctacccctaaacctaacatgcTCATTAAACTGTTTTCTTCAAATTaaggcattaaataaataaaaagatacttTTAATAAAAAGCTCATTTAAATACTTTACTTTATATGAATCTAACccttttaatttaattctaaaataacaataaaaaaaattacattttcagttgAGGACATCCTTATAAGGGagttgttgtcagatttaactaACTTCTGGGGATACATTTGTAACTTACATTAAACTATAGCCATTGCTGAGTAGTAACTGATTGCATGTAATCAGGATTACttaatcaaattacaaaaatcaagtacttgtaattagagtaaattatatttcaaatcagattacagttaccttTGTATTGATTACGTGACTACATGTTAATCAGAAAACGGCAATAAATAGTTCCGAATTTATTATTTCCCCtaattcttcttttttaaatgtcattctaAATCAGTCTATTGCTCATATATGTTCAGTAGTGTTTTCAGAAGAGGAGGGAGGGTTGTGGTATTGCACACACAGACCTGATACTAGCCACTGGTCAGGTAACTACAGTATAACACTGAAGTTAGAGCATCTCActcagcatttaaccactggatttacAGAAAGGGCAAAAACATTACTGTGCTCTGCCTTCCAAAAGTTAATATCCTGTCCACTCCTGTGTCAGATCTACAGAAGCATCGAAGGTGTGCTTGCATGTTTTCTTAACTTTGTATTGCATATCTTACCAACTCCTGATGAtcacattttaattgttatttgaaTTATCCTGTGTCATAGAGCCATGTGTCACTATGTATTTGGAAAGGTTTTGTACATCAAACTTGTCAAAATtcccaaatacatttaatttcatattcACAATCTAATCCACACATAAAGGTCGAACCGACTACATTGGCATGTACAATTTGTTTTAGTTACACAAATGACACAAATATACATGAATGCCCTTTTACGATATGTTTTGAGGCTGTTTTTGACACTGATTCACAAATTGAACTGGCATGACCTGTGGCCTCACATGGATGCCGTTTGTAATGCAGAAATTGCCGGAGTAAGACCACAATTCTTAAACAAGTCCCGGATAACCTGTCCATAATTCTAGAAACTCTCCCATAAGAAATGCACGTTTTTCTTCCTCTACATACAGTATGTCGATCAATTATTCTTATcagttaaaacatatttttgtatttcatgACCTTTTAAGTACCTTTTTATTTCACTCATTAACAGACAAATGGTGAGTGAAACACATAAATCACATCAGTTCTCATATTTTGATTCattaattttgttttcttaaatgcatttaaacattttgggaAAATGGTACATGGTTATcttactcaaaataacaaaaGTAAGGTCAGATGTAATCCAAAAGTTATCCAaaaataatcagattagattaccaaACAACAGTAATCCAAGAGATTACGTTACCACAACTCAATTAGTCAtgcaatttgtaatcagtacttgATTACTGAAGTAATCTACAATCAGAAGTAATCTGCCTGGCACTGATTGTAGctaaataaatatacactcacacaaGGTCACCATCTGTCACTAACAGTAAAGTTCAATATGGCCataatgaaaatggctccaaaaaataagtaaatcaaTTCCTGGACAGTGAAATATGAAGGGCTCTGAAAAAGCCAAGGGTAACAATCAGTAAGAGAGTCTCTCTGAACAATGAAAGCTGACAGTAAGgaatattatattttgattaacCTTTGTGTCTATGAATATCTGAGCATGCATGTTTATAACCGGAATGAGTGAGAGTGGTAATTCTTTGTCTTTATATGCAAGCTCTGAACATTATGTGCATGTCTGgtcatcttttttttccattgatttatttaaatggtaaagTTACAGGATGAATACTTTCACTTCCTAATGTGCTGAATAATGATCTCCTAATACAGTAAATCAATTACAGATGCATTTGTTTACAGACATTGTGATGAGCGGACAGCTGCCTGGTGTTTCTTTTTACAACAAAGATCCCATTGGGAAGACGATTTTATTTCACAGTTACTATTTACTGGAAAATTGTGATTTCAagctttttcatcttttcatgaATGTTTGATTAAATGTTTGTGGCGATTATATGTGCAGATAGTCTGTATCTAACATCATCTTTGGCTGAAACGTCTAAAGGGATTGTTGTTGCACCATATccttatgacattctttcttccgtgtaacataaaaggagacattttagtcaccattcactttcattgtgcaataacagtgaatggtgattaaggcTAACATATTattttgagttccatggaagatagaaagtcagacAGATTTAGAAcaatgagtaaacgatgacaacattttcatttgtgagtAAACTATTGTGTATTTAGTGTGTGATTTGTGTAATGAAATAAGCCATTCATTGGTTGATTTTGCCAAAAAAgtatagatttttgtttttaccaaTGGCAGATGAGTTAGCGCTTACATAATCAGCTTGTcactgtcaaaaaaaaatattctcggCAGGGTGATGAGAATGTTGTATCACCTTGAATGGgtttattttgacaaaataacCATCGTGCTGCAAattattctgcttttttttttttttcaaagtttgtttttgtttgagtcTTCATTTTTGCCAATACATAATTTGTATTGGCTCCACTACAAGCTACACCtcacctttaaaaatgtaattgaagaTGGTAGATTCACAATGGTAGATTTTAGGATCAAGTGGTCTCATTAGTTTTGCTTCTGCATTGAACTGCGTTGTTTGGTACAACAAATCTCTTCTAATGTGAAGACATGTCACGTAGATGAAAACCATCGTGTGTGTTATCAGTTCAGAGTCTCTGTCTGAAAATCCCAATTTTCTCAGCTACATTAGTGTGTACCAACTTCAGAATTTCAGAAACAAATTCCCTTTTCTCATAAGCCATTTTGACAGCTGGAGTAATTTTATGTTCCACTTCTGACTTTTGGGATGACCAGAAAATAAGCAGCTGTCGATATTTTTACACCCCCATGGAAAAAAACCCAACCTAAAACAAACTGGCAAGCAATTTCACACCACAAACACTTCTGGTCACATGGTGTCCTTGTTTTTATATTGGTAATGAGAAACATCATTTTTGCTGTCAGGATTAACATCTTGTACAAAGCATGATGCAGCAGGGGGTAGTCACTATCACTTTAAATCAAGTTATCTACTGTACAAGCTGAGCGTACAACAACCAACATGTTGCCGCCTGATTTGAAACTAAGAATAGCAATGCAACTGTCAGCACAGACATGTTAAAATGCTGCTTTTCTTTGTGAACTATTTCTTTGCTTGTAGTTCAAGCTTGGCCACTGTTACATGCATGTAACAGGATTGAATATTCAGTTATGTTCGTTTTTATTTGTGTaacgcttttcacaatacatttattttcaaagcagctttacaaagccTTAAAACTCCAGCAAAGAAAAAGTAATGCATCTTAATCGATTGATCACTTTACTAATGGGTATGCATGTTTCAGTACATTTACTGTGGACCTGACTAGGAAAATGTGTCTGCAAATCAGATATAAATCCAATTCCCATGgtatacatgtactgtatataatgttcGCTTCCATAATGATTCTAATGCTGGGGAGCGAAGTTTCACAGCACTCCATGTGGTTcttaaaaactaaactaaactaaaggacctgttatgttgcattttcttcattATTTGCATCTAAACAAACAGATTATAACCCTAACccacaaaccctaaccctaaccccaacatTGGGACGTGTCACATCTTGTGTGCATGTTAAACCGCTGTTGAGGGATTAGTCTCCCTCTCATCTCAAATGCGCCTTAGAGGGCACTTAAACTTAACTATCTTATCAGTAAAAAGAGCATAGAGTAAACAAGTTTAAGAACCCCCCTAAAAAGATGAGGTTGGATGTGGACAAAACCTCGGAGGAACCAAGACTCAGCAAAGTGCTAAACATTGTATCACATAATGTAGATGTATGAAGAATCCTTTCATTGATTTGATcatttttcttccattttttccAGTTGCCGACTGTCTAATGGGAGTCTATCTTTTCTTCCTGGGAGTGTTTGATGTAAAATTCCGGGGTGAATATAACCGGAACGCTCTTATCTGGATGGAGAGTGTGGAATGTCGAACTATTGGCTTTCTTGCTATGCTGTCCTCTGAAGTATCTGTTCTCCTCCTCACCTACTTGACCCTGGAGAAATTCCTTGTCATTGTTTTCCCGTTTAGCCATTTGCGGCCAGGGAAGCTGCAGACGGTGTTGGTTCTGGCCTCCATCTGGGTTCTAGGAATTGTCATAGCAGCTGTTCCCTTGCTAAATGAAGACCTGTTTGGGAACTATTATGGACGAAATGGAGTTTGTTTCCCTCTGCACTCTGATAGGCTAGAGAAACCTACGGCCAAAGGATACTCCACAGGAATATTTCTAGGTTTGATACATCACAGTCTTTCCCCTGGCTTGATTTTGGTAATGTGTTTGAGTgttttcattaaaggaatagttcacccaaaaatcagttactcacacttatgttgttccaaaccagtagtTATTTTAGGGAATGCAAAatgtgatgttaggcagaattttagggactgacatcctcagtcaccattcttttTTAATTGTAAGGAAAATCTTCCCTTGTGTTCCATAAAACAAtttcatactggtttggaacaacatgaggcaaATAAAGACaactttaattttggggtgaactagtcCATTAATTCAGTAGTTTCAATGATACAGACGTTTCATTGATGTTGTACTAAATAGTAAACGGAAACTCCAcagatacataaataaaatacattaaaaaactccaattttttaaaattaatctGATGTTTAAGTAATCTGTTCAGAATCATTGTTAGGGCTAAATATCAGTCACCTATATGTGTGGAGGTCTTCGTCTTGAAAATTGACATGCATTTCCTGATATATGTGTGCCTTATGTATTTGCAGGTCTTAATCTTGTGGCGTTCTTGGTGATTGTCATTTCCTACTCCAGCATGTTCTGTTCCATTTATAAAACAGGCATCAATGCCACAGATGTGCGCAGTCGGCTGCACAAAGACGTGGCCGTGGTCAACCGCTTTTTCTTCATTGTGTTCTCTGATGCCCTCTGCTGGATACCCATATTTTTGGTCAAAGCACTCTCTCTGCTAAAAGTTGAAATTCCAGGTATGTTTCAGTACCTGTAAGAAATGACATTATTTTAGATTACATCACTGAATTTTTTGGGGTTGCTCTGGATTTAATATGTTTGCTTCATATGAACAATCAACAGCAATTTTAATCTGGTTCAGTGTTCTCTAGATAACTTTATATTTACTGTCACCACCACTGCACTGACATTACATGAATAGGACTACAAGATCATTTTATTCTTATCAGTGTGCATCACCTACGAAGACAATCCCCCTGTGGTAAAAAATGGGGGAGGGTCTGGCTGAATGGCCAATTATAACTGTCATCACAGATTTAATCAGATTTTCTATTAGATTGAACTTGCAACCTTCATGTTAATAGCCCAGATCATTTACCATTTGGTTGCCACTTGCCACCAATATATTGTATGTTAAATGCTAGCTAAGGtggtttttaaacatgtttagaTGGATCTACAACCCAGAAATATTTAGAGTGTTATAGATTggcataaaaaaaacacacattttgggGTTATCCATATGATATGCCATCATTAAATTATGATATCTATCATTTAAGATATAGACTTATTGTTAGATGTATTGGTCTCATCCCTCAAAGGTGGATAGTAGCTTGCATAATGTCTATGCAAGTCACGGTCCTTTTACTTTTGTCTTGAGTTGgggaaatattttcttaaaaatattttttaataattattattattatttttttttagaatttaataaaaaaaatgtttagtaaATGTTCAGCAGAAACCTTTTCAGATAAAATGgtcaaaaaataattaaataataacattactAAAATCTTTAAtaatattatgtattaataatacttagatattaatatatatatatatatataatagggctgttgatttagcacgttaattcagtgcgattaattttattaaaaataacgtgtaaaaaaatacgcaattaatcgcaatgcccccggaccgtaataaggaagagtcatgacaaatgcaagcttgtagtaccacctgtttaccacagagggcagtaatttacatttctgctgtgtggcaacgcgcagtttatacattgaagaaaacaaccatccagcagacagaacaacacagacatgcgttacgttcttgcgttcaaaacacttgatggattgcaaatttgaactaagggatttcaagatgtgttctaagtattaaactatatttaacttgtcacagtgacctaaaaatgttatgtttatgatccAACGcatccgagacgctacacaagcaggtctgacgcaggtgtacattgatgggtccttaaacaagccctcataataaatctcgaactgattgacaaattcacttgtgaaatggattgctgtgaactgtatgccaatgattgacttatgatcaataatatggtagtaaacaatacattgtattctaaagccgcttattgtattgtcttatcaatgattaactcttctaccacaagaatgtaatgcattttaattaagcACAAATGGTTTCTGTTGACCTGTTACCTCTAGCCCAGTGTTTGGCAGGTTTTGAATATAAGATTATCAGAACAGTCGGTTCTTCTATTCATATCATACATTGCTTATTTTTGCAGGAACAATAAACTCATGGATGGTGATCTTCATTCTACCAATCAACAGTGCCCTAAACCCTATCCTCTATACCCTGACCACCAGCTTCTTCAGAGAGCAGGTGGAGCTTCTCCTTTGCCGTTGGCAGCGACGCTCTGCATCAAAGAAAGGCCGCAAGAGTCTCACCAGCTCCACCACCAACATGGATGCCTCTCGAAATGCTGATTACACAGCAAAAGCTTCCTTGCCGCGAATGGTTTTGGCAGATATGGAAAACCAATATGGGTGAAAGAACCAGTGAGAGAAAAGTGGCATGGTGCTGGCCTACCATAACCATTATCttcattcaaaaaagaaaatgacgGCCTTTCCTGGAAAAATCTAAGTGGGAGGATTGTCCTGCAACACCTTCTGTTTGGGTTCCAATATTGAGAGCTCTTTTCAGGCGCATTACTATCTCCCTTGTTCTCTTCTGAGAAACAATTTTAAACTCTTTAGCCGTGGACTCCTCCAAATTTCATTTCCCCCACAAACATCATGTCTGGCCCACAGTTCTTGAGTTGGGCTTGTTCTTAGCctcaaaagctttaaaaaaaaaaaaagaaaacggaaATTCACGCATTGGAcaaaactgtcattatttactgcaGTGCACAAATTTGAAGAATCAAAGGAGCTTTAACAGCAATGTTTACACAAGGAGTGTTGATGGacactaaaatatttttatggAAAGGTTTGAATATGTGATGGTTTTGAGATCAAATTTGagaagtaatttgtaatgtacaGCAAAAGGATTTATGCTACTTCTGTCATTTTAGTATTTATTACACAAAAACATATAAAGATAAGTCTGGGTCTTTTTAATCAACCAATTGATGGCCCCTGACTTCCTGAGGGCTATAGTACTGACTTTTTAAATTTAATAATTGGATGTCGATGGCAGAAAAATAgaagcatgcaaaaaaaaaaggaggTGCATATCATTCAGATTCAGCTGTACAAGATGCCTGACATTACATCAGACACATTATTTTCGATTTTTGTtcattctttgtcatttttttacGACAATgcaaaagcattttatttttgtactcaTGTAGGTTATTTATAAGTTGGATTTTTCTACACATCTCAAGATGTATTAACAAATATTCAAAGGAGTATGTTAATAGTCAGAAGTCTCAATGGGTCAGTCAATATATACTTGACAATCTAGAGATGTCCATCTTAACAATGACACTACTAATGTGAGGATTTCCTTGAACCAGGAGTTCATTGAATGACACAGAGTTTTCAAACTCTCAGAAGAAAAAGTCTCTTGATTGTTTATAATTGATCATAAAAGACAACATACCCCATAAATCAGTGGCCTCTCTCACGTTCTTGTGtttgtgtaattttatttaatggaTGCATATATCTTGTGTAAGAAAAAGATTACATTGTTTGCTGAATAACATATAATGTCATAGACACAAGGTGATGAGACCCAACTTGCACTTTATTGTAGGAAGCAATATTTAGCATCGCCTACAGAAGACATTAAGTTCTGCCAGTCAGTTTTTATATCATCTgtactactaatatatatatatatatatatatatatatatatatatatatatatatatatatatatatatatatatatatatatagtagtacatatatatatatatatatatatatatatatatatatatatatatatatatatatatatgtatatatatatatatatatatatatatatatatatatatatatatatattctgtaatatGTTTATTGGACAGACTTGTGGAGGAAATCCTGTTCTCCGTCACTTTTTATAAGATTGGgctttttaaaagaagaatttcattaaaaaaaaaaaaaaaaaaacattgtattgacGCCTGTTGTTGTGTTGCTTTCGCCTGCGCACCTGTCAGTTTCCAGCAGCATCCTTAAGCGCTCTAAAACATAATGGATGGAAATGATTCGGACAGACGCGGATCTCCGCCAATCAGCGACCTCAATTTCTGTCCTTTGCCAAATATCTCCGCTCTGATTGGTCATTAAGATCGGAGCGGCACCATCCTCAGCTGCCGTCTTTTTCTGCCAGTCGATGCGAGGAGACGAGACCAATGACGTGAAAATAACAGAATTCAGCGACGACGTCTGGATGAAGATATGAACATATAACtactaaacacaaacacataaggTATGGTATCTTTATTTTTTAACGTGTTCGAGGTAATAGAGGTAATCATGTATCCTCCAGAGCGCTTTCATTTGCCTTAAAATTGACGGAGGAACCGTGAGGAAGGCCAGACTACCAACACAGATTGTGGTTGTTTACCTACTGATAACAGATTTcggattaaaattatttttttcaaatattggaCATATTTTATTCAGTCTACATTGTTGGCATCGACGGGTTCACGTAGGGTTCACGAGGctgaataacatttacatttgcatttatgcttagaccactacaccaccaccactccataaatgTTATAGACATATTGTTTGACATGTAGGAGAGAGATGTTTCCTGCGATTATGACAACAATGTAACATTCAGTCTCAGTAGTGTCTCAAATCCTAATGAGCTGCCTACCTGGACGGCATTTTTGGCATCATATATGCACGTTTTGAATCTAAAAAAGCTGATGCCCCAAAAGGCCGAACAGATTTCTTCTGACATGGAGCATCACTGTTTAGTTCGCGCTCTCGGATATTCTATTTTATCTTTTGGAAAATGTGATT
The sequence above is drawn from the Xyrauchen texanus isolate HMW12.3.18 chromosome 43, RBS_HiC_50CHRs, whole genome shotgun sequence genome and encodes:
- the rxfp2a gene encoding relaxin receptor 2a isoform X1 is translated as MKAIKCTSNTLLELTILILLIQYSRMETAAASMITSRVVTEGCPLGQFPCANISVCLPQVLQCNGHKDCKNGADEEHCGDNSGWADIFDRTIKKAEPQDLPNDCFLQLYPENCVCMKTEVECVDVNLHFVPLLSSNVTWLSLKNNKIRKLDDYIFSKYTQLQRLFLQNNTIQTVSTRAFSGLFRLGRLFLSKNYITYLGPGVFRDLHELQWLVIDHNPLKNISRDTFIGLKSMTFLSMVNTSLMWLPDSSLCQHMPLLSWLDFAENHVELLNYSTLMTCAELTVLSLHDNKIRTLPENTFHWLGALVELDLSCNRISDLSKNTFRSLKSLRKLNISHNPSLHIHASHFDHLVHLESLGLEGIEIPDIQTKMFLPMGNLSHIYFKDFQYCSYAPHVRKCKPNTDGISSVEDLLASLVLRVSVWVMAFITCFGNLFVIGMRSFIRAENNLHAACIKVLCFADCLMGVYLFFLGVFDVKFRGEYNRNALIWMESVECRTIGFLAMLSSEVSVLLLTYLTLEKFLVIVFPFSHLRPGKLQTVLVLASIWVLGIVIAAVPLLNEDLFGNYYGRNGVCFPLHSDRLEKPTAKGYSTGIFLGLNLVAFLVIVISYSSMFCSIYKTGINATDVRSRLHKDVAVVNRFFFIVFSDALCWIPIFLVKALSLLKVEIPGTINSWMVIFILPINSALNPILYTLTTSFFREQVELLLCRWQRRSASKKGRKSLTSSTTNMDASRNADYTAKASLPRMVLADMENQYG
- the rxfp2a gene encoding relaxin receptor 2a isoform X2 is translated as MKAIKCTSNTLLELTILILLIQYSRMETAASMITSRVVTEGCPLGQFPCANISVCLPQVLQCNGHKDCKNGADEEHCGDNSGWADIFDRTIKKAEPQDLPNDCFLQLYPENCVCMKTEVECVDVNLHFVPLLSSNVTWLSLKNNKIRKLDDYIFSKYTQLQRLFLQNNTIQTVSTRAFSGLFRLGRLFLSKNYITYLGPGVFRDLHELQWLVIDHNPLKNISRDTFIGLKSMTFLSMVNTSLMWLPDSSLCQHMPLLSWLDFAENHVELLNYSTLMTCAELTVLSLHDNKIRTLPENTFHWLGALVELDLSCNRISDLSKNTFRSLKSLRKLNISHNPSLHIHASHFDHLVHLESLGLEGIEIPDIQTKMFLPMGNLSHIYFKDFQYCSYAPHVRKCKPNTDGISSVEDLLASLVLRVSVWVMAFITCFGNLFVIGMRSFIRAENNLHAACIKVLCFADCLMGVYLFFLGVFDVKFRGEYNRNALIWMESVECRTIGFLAMLSSEVSVLLLTYLTLEKFLVIVFPFSHLRPGKLQTVLVLASIWVLGIVIAAVPLLNEDLFGNYYGRNGVCFPLHSDRLEKPTAKGYSTGIFLGLNLVAFLVIVISYSSMFCSIYKTGINATDVRSRLHKDVAVVNRFFFIVFSDALCWIPIFLVKALSLLKVEIPGTINSWMVIFILPINSALNPILYTLTTSFFREQVELLLCRWQRRSASKKGRKSLTSSTTNMDASRNADYTAKASLPRMVLADMENQYG